In one Etheostoma spectabile isolate EspeVRDwgs_2016 unplaced genomic scaffold, UIUC_Espe_1.0 scaffold00006399, whole genome shotgun sequence genomic region, the following are encoded:
- the dusp26 gene encoding dual specificity protein phosphatase 26: MAFMSRFSRSRSSSRSPNRKDSERVSPTLTVSELERLLCTGKTACNHADEVWPRLYIGDQEIASDRRELAKLGITHILNCAQSKWRSGAEYYFGMNITYHGIEAHDSPTFDMSVNFYPAAEFIHKALTGGGKVLVHCTVGVSRSATLVLAYLMIRQNLTLVEAIKTVKDHRGVIPNRGFLRQLNGLDGILRESRKTSPHS; encoded by the exons atGGCGTTCATGTCCCGGTTCTCCCGGTCCCGGAGCAGCTCCAGGTCGCCGAACCGAAAAGACTCGGAGCGCGTGTCCCCGACCCTGACCGTGTCCGAGCTCGAGAGACTCCTGTGCACGGGCAAAACTGCCTGTAACCATGCCGACGAAGTGTGGCCAAGACTCTATATTGGAGATCA AGAGATCGCATCAGACCGGCGTGAGCTGGCCAAACTCGGCATCACGCACATCCTCAACTGTGCCCAGAGCAAGTGGCGCAGCGGGGCAGAGTATTACTTCGGCATGAACATCACCTACCACGGCATCGAGGCCCACGACTCCCCCACCTTCGACATGAGCGTCAACTTCTACCCGGCTGCTGAGTTCATCCACAAAGCCCTCACGGGTGGAG gtaAGGTGCTGGTCCACTGCACCGTGGGAGTGAGCCGCTCCGCCACCCTGGTGCTGGCCTACCTGATGATCAGGCAGAACCTGACCCTGGTCGAGGCCATCAAGACGGTGAAGGACCACCGGGGCGTCATCCCCAACCGGGGCTTCCTCCGCCAGCTCAACGGCCTGGACGGCATCCTGAGAGAGAGCCGTAAGACCTCGCCGCACAGCTGA